CGCTTCCCTGTCTCTTCGGGGCGCTCTCCGGAGATCCGAAACATCTTGAGGATGCCTGCGTTGCGGGGTGGAATTCCCGCCGACAGGGTCGTGATCTCCCAGTGTTTTCGCTGGAGAAACAAGGCTGTCAAGACTCCGCACGGAGTCGTTTTTTCTGGACGGCCAGAAATCAGGGCGATTCCATTTTCGGCCCTCAATGCCGACGTTCGGATCGTGCCTATGACCGGTCTGACTGTTTCAACCCGGAACGGCGATGCTTTACTCGGTTCGATTCCCCACTACAGAGCGAACCAACTCGCGTTTTTTCGAGAGAAGCCCGTCTTCGAGGGCGCTAGCGTGCTTGCCCTGTTTACGCCTATAATCAAGGAAGGTGTAGTGCGGAGTGCCCTCGACAAAGGATCGGGGTGCCTCTGTGTCTGGATGAACCCGAGGACGAACGCGGAACAGCCATTTCACCTTCTTCTTGTACGGCGCCTTTCAGGGCCGCCATCCGTATCCTGGGTGTGGCTTCCTGTCTCTCGCCGGGAGAACTCTGGGGGTGGTTCTTCGATATCCTGAGATAGGTGGCGATACGAAGAATTCGTATATGGTGGCTTCGCGCCTGGGGAAGCCGGAAGAGTTTGTGACATTCTCAATCGAGGATACGGAGGGGCAGGAACGCGCATGGCAGAGGAAAAGAGCACCGATGTCGTCGCTGTGAACGTAGGCGATGAAGTGGCGGGCGCCGTGGAGCACATCGCTCCCTATGGCGCTTTCGTCAGACTGGGAACGGGACAGAAGGCGATGATTCATATTTCGGAACTCTCCCACGGCTTTGTGAAGAAAGTGGAGGATGTTCTGGAACTTGGGCAGAACATTCGGGCCAAGGTTATCAAGATCGACGAGCGGGGGCGTATCGATCTCTCCCTCAAGGCGATGCAGCCGAAAGAGGCTCGCCCACAGCCCAAGACGGAGGATTTCGAGAAACGCCTTTCTCAGTTCCTCAAGCAGAGCGACGAAAAAATCGCAGATCTCAACAGCAAGATGAAAAACCCGAAAGGTACCAAGAAACGGGTTGGGAAAAAATGAGTCCATCACTGGCAGTAACCGGAGGCGGGTTTTTGAGA
Above is a genomic segment from Aminiphilus circumscriptus DSM 16581 containing:
- a CDS encoding S1 RNA-binding domain-containing protein, yielding MAEEKSTDVVAVNVGDEVAGAVEHIAPYGAFVRLGTGQKAMIHISELSHGFVKKVEDVLELGQNIRAKVIKIDERGRIDLSLKAMQPKEARPQPKTEDFEKRLSQFLKQSDEKIADLNSKMKNPKGTKKRVGKK